From the Streptomonospora nanhaiensis genome, the window GCCGCGGCGGTGCTGTCGCCGGAGATGGCGGCGGTGGTCTGGGCGCCCTCGGCGAGGATGGCCAACTGGGGGGCCAGGGACGGCGGGGCGCCGGTCTGGGCCACGAGGTCGGCGACGTAGCGCTGGAAGTCGGCCTTCTGCCGCCGCACCACCTCGGCGACCCGGGGCGAGACCCCGCCCAGTTCGCCGAAGGAGTTGATGAAGGCGCACCCGCGGAAGCCGTCCTGCTCGAACCACAGGCCCAGGAAGTCGTAGACGGCCAGGAGTTTGTCGCGCGGGGTGCGCGCGGCCTCGGCGGTCGAGGCGATCCCGGAGTCCCACTGCCGCGAGCGG encodes:
- a CDS encoding TetR/AcrR family transcriptional regulator, coding for MADESHLRQQVVEAADRLFYAHGVQAVGMDAVRAEAKVSLKRLYSLFAAKDDLVIEVLRFRSRQWDSGIASTAEAARTPRDKLLAVYDFLGLWFEQDGFRGCAFINSFGELGGVSPRVAEVVRRQKADFQRYVADLVAQTGAPPSLAPQLAILAEGAQTTAAISGDSTAAADARAAAETLIDAALGARPAR